A window of Drosophila santomea strain STO CAGO 1482 chromosome X, Prin_Dsan_1.1, whole genome shotgun sequence genomic DNA:
ctttttggccaacataaaacaaacttaaattGTTGACTGCACTGCTAGCGATGGCACTGCCAGCGGCTGGGGCGGTGCGATAGTATCGAGTGGGCAAAATAACATAAGCtaataaatgtaaaacaaCAAATGGATTTGCATCAAATTATGTCAAAGCTATCTTTTGCccttaaaagtttttttttttactatcaTTATGGCATTATCTtacatttaaatgcattaCTATCAAAAATGGAATACATTATCTTAGGCAATACGCAATACATAGAATCCATCCCTAAAAGTGACCATACTCGGAAGTTTTTTCCGTATTTGCAGTCTGGCAACGCTACCACCCGTacgcttgtgtgtgtgtccgtgtgcgtgcgtgtttttttcgacttttccattgtatttttttgtggcttgcaaattgaaaaaagtGGTTTCACGTAGGATTTAAGTCGCCACAAAGAACACATCAGCTATGTCGCTATCGAGCCTGCTGCCCACGCCGACGAACGCGGTCTGGGATCGGGAGGACGAGCGTCGCCTGGCCGCCCGTGGAGCACCAAAGATCGGAGCCCTGGTCTCCGCCAAAATCGCTGCTCCGCCGTACGGACAGCGCAAGGATTGGGTTCCGCACACGGAGGCGGACTTCGGCGATGGCGGCGCGTTCCCGGAGATTCATGTGGCGCAATATCCACTAGGTGCGTTCCTAATTGTGCTTATCCCACTTTCTCTTTAGTTCCAGACGATGTCGTCGTAGTTTGGTGGTGCACATGGGCTTCTCGTGGAGAAAATAACCATTAGCACCACATTAGGTTAACACACAGATTTGCTGCGGAAGATTGGCTTGCGTAGGTCTTTGACCTTTTTAAAGCGTACTTCTGTATTTATGATCAGTATTTTAAAGCGTGCCCTATTTAATGGAAACAATTCTtccgtcttcttcttcttgaCAGGTCTGGGAGCACCAGGAAATGTGGGCAAGAAATCGGATGCTCTGGCCGTTCGCCTGGACGACAAGGGAAAGGTCAAATACGATGCCATAGCGCGCCAAGGACATGGCAAGGACAAGATTGTGTACTCGTCCATTTCGCAATTGCTGCCGGCGGAGGTGTTGGCTGAAGATGCGGATGAACTGCAGCGTCCAGACGAGGAAACGGTGATGGAGACGACGGAAGAGACGCGCCTGGCGCTGGAGAAGCTGACCAACCAGAAGATCACCTCAGCGCTGCCCGTGCGCCATGCTCAAAAGGCGGGTCCCGCCCAGTACATCCGATACACACCCTCGCAGCAGGGCGATGCCTTCAATTCGGGCGCCAAGCAGCGTGTCATCCGGATGGTGGAGGCGCAGCTTGATCCGATGGAGCCGCCAAAGTTCCGCATCAACAAGAAGATTCCACGAGGGCCTCCATCGCCGCCGGCACCTGTCCTCCACTCACCATCACGCAAGGTGACGGTCAAAGAGCAAAAGGAGTGGAAGATCCCGCCCTGCATATCGAACTGGAAGAACGCCAAAGGTTCTACCCAATACATGACTTATATCATCTTTATGTTGCTAATTGAAACTTTACCTCGATTTCAGGTTATACCATTCCACTGGACAAGCGTCTGGCTGCCGATGGACGTGGTCTGCAGCAGGTGCACATCAACGAGAAGTTCGCCAAGATGGCCGAGGCGTTGTACATAGCCGATCGAAAGGCCCGCGAGGCGGTCGAGGCACGCGCCCAGCTGGAGAAGAAGCTGGCCcaaaaggagaaggaaaagAAGGAGGACATGCTGCGTATGATGGCGCAGCGGGCTCGCGAAGAGCGAGCAGGACTCCGCAATCCGGAGGCAAACGAGCCATCAGGACCGGGAGCTGGAGGAGCCGAGGCGCGTGAACGCAACGACTTGCGGGCGGAGCGACAAAGGGAGCGCCAGCGGGATAGAAACCTGCAGCGGGCGGCACCTGAAAAGCGATCAAAACTGCAGAGGGAGAGGGAGCGTGACATTTCCGAGCAGATCGCTTTGGGTTTGCCCGCCAAGAGTGCCGGCAACGGTGAAACCCTCTTCGATCAGCGTCTCTTCAACACCACCAAGGGCATGGACTCCGGTTACGGTGATGACGAGGCGTACAACGTGTACGACAAGCCGTGGCGCGATTCCAATACACTGGGCGCCCACATCTACCGACCCAGCAAGCAGGCGGATAGCGATAACTACGGCGGTGATCTGGATGCCATTGTAAATACCAAACGCTTTGTGCCAGACAAGCAGTTCTCCGGTGCCTCCAGGGATGCGGCCGCTGGTCAGCGGAGTGGACCCGTCGAATTCGAGAAGGAGGAGGATCCGTTCGGTCTGGATCAGTTCTTGAACATGGCCAAAAAGGCGCCCAAGCGAGCCGAGGAGAAGAATAACGAGCGCAGCAGCCATTCGGATCGCAAGCGAAGCAGGCGCGATTAGATAAAAGCTTTAGCGTGAGGATCAGCAATCATCGTTGTaccgtcatcatcatcgcaaACACCATCATCATTCATCAACCAAACAAACTTTTTTTAACTACTCCAACAACTTGGCGAGAATTTCAATAATAATCACAGGATCTTGACATAACATGATTGTGTACTTACGGGTGGCTTTCCTCTTACTTGGCTTTAGTCATCCTCCAATTCAGAGGAACCGCAACCAGTCCACATGTGATCCAGAATCACAAACTGGACAGTGGTAATTAGTATCACTGGAGTGATGATGGGATTGCTTTGTACGTGCGCATCTATGCGGATAATGGTACAAGCCGGGGGATTAGGAGTATTTGCTTCCGGATCTATAATAAAATACACAATATATAATAGAATGCTGctaacttttaaaatatgaaGGCCATTCTTTTGGCGCCATGGAATCAATGAATAAAGTGACCAGCTGTTGCCAATAAGCTTTCCAACGGACCTTTTTGTAGTATGTTGCCCCTCCATTTAATTTCTTAGATTAAATGGAAACGTGTacacaattattttaaaaacaaataacccTAAAAACCTAGCTATAACTTTTATTGCTCAATTTAAatcttttaatttgtttactaggaaaatatataatgaaCAACAAAAGATATACCTAATTTTCGCCAGTATTTTTAGAGCAGCTTTTTGGTCTGCACGTGCGCTGGTCACACTGTGTGACATTGAGTTGACTTTAGTTGCATTagtttaattgcaattttacTCGATTTATTCGCAAACAACTGAGCAGCCCAACGCCGAAACTCGCACGGCAAGAGTCCACAACACCATTCGCCGCATCCCGGAGAGAATGCGCTATCCTCGCGGCGAACTCCACGGATTCAACGGGTTCTAGCGGCCGCGAGGTGTTCCGAGGAGCTCTGGGATTCTAGTACCACCTCCTCCACTCCGCCGAACCACAACAAACGATCCCAACCGATCCAATATTATGTAAGTTGAGCGTGCCCGCGTCGTGGTTGGTAAACAACCATCATATCATCGGAAGCCAACCCACTATTTCACTGCCCAAGGAGCAGTAAGCCTATATTATATTGCCCTCGCAGCTGACCTTTCTAGAAccaaaataaactttaataaCCAAcgttgtaaacaaatatgcaTGTATGCACGTATGTCTATAGGCAAGGGAATCACGATCCTATGTATGCTTGCGAGCTATAGTATATGTATTGTGTTACAGATTCTATAGAAACGTAGGAAATCCCAGATAGTTAGCACCATTTAACAGCTgaataataagaaaataaatcaGTAGCATTTGTATCTGAATCAATCTTATATTCGTATCATTTGCAGAACTTACCGGCACAGGATCCACATTCGCGATGCGTTCTCGCAGCAATTCGGGCGTCCGTTTGGACTACTACCAGCGCATAGTGCATCGTCTGATTCTGGCCCACCAGGAACCGGTCACCGGTCTCTTCCCCGCCTCCAATGTGAACTCGCACGCCTGGATCAGGGACAATGTGTACTGCATCCTGGCCGTTTGGGGCTTGTCCATGGCGTACAAGAAGATTGCCGATCAGGACGAGGATCGTGCCAAGTGCTACGAGCTAGAGCAGAGCTGTGTGAAGCTGATGCGCGGCCTGCTCATGGCCATGATGAACCAGAAGGACAAGGTGGAGAAGTTCAAGATGACCCAGAGCCCCTACGATTCGCTGCACGCCAAGTACTCCAGCAAGAACGGCCTGCCCGTGGTCGGCGACAATGAGTGGGGTCATCTACAGATCGATGCCGTCTCCCTGTACCTGCTGATCCTGGCCCAGATGACGGCCTCCGGTCTGCAGATCGTCTTCTCCCTGGACGAGGTGTCCTTCATCCAGAATCTGGTCTTCTACATCGAGTCAGCCTACTCGATTCCCGACTACGGCATTTGGGAGCGCGGCGACAAAACCAATCATGGTGAGCAATATTATTCATCGGAAGGCATTGTATATTTTGGTTCTGAAGAAAATTGGTTCTGAAGAAAATTGGTTCTGATGTATCAATAGTTTTGTATACATTCTTTcttatatttcattttgtttggcGTTTATCGAAAACAATACTTTTGATAAAGAATACAACTTCAATTCAATTGTAATCAAATGAAACAAATAGTACGGCCAAATGGGTATTAACAAGTTCATTATCTTATCTCgcaaagaggaaaaaaatcagcataattataatttgcaattaaataaatctgATTAGATAAATGTTAATATGCATACACAATATTCCAGGTGAACCGGAGCTGAATGCCAGCTCCATTGGCATGGCAAAGGCGGCCCTGGAGGCCATGAACGAGCTGGATCTGTTCGGAGCCCGTGGCGGTCCGGCCAGCGTGATCCATGTGCTGGCCGACGAGGCCCACAAGTGCCAGGCGGTGCTCCAGTCGATGCTGCCCCGCGAGTCCAACAGCAAGGAATTGGATTCTGGACTGCTGTGCGTCATCGGCTTCCCCGCCTTTGCTGTGGACGATGCCCAGCTGATACACAACACCAAGGACGCCATTCTGTCCCGACTGCAGGGCAAATACGGCTGCAAGAGATTCTTGCGCGATGGCTATCGCACACCCAAGGAGGATCCCTCCCGGCTCTACTACGAGCGCTGGGAGCTGCGCATGTTCGAGAACATCGAGTGCGAGTGGCCGCTATTCTACTGCTACCTAATCCTGTTCCACGCCTTCCAGAGCGACAAGCGGGCGGTGGAGGAGTACGCCAGCCGGCTGGAGAAGATCATGGTGCGCTCGGAAGATGGCATTCTGCTTGTACCTGAGAGCTATGCAGTGCCGCAGGATCTGGTGGGCTTTGAGTATCAGAAGCCGGGTTCGCAGGTCCGCGAAGTGGTCGGTCGGTGTCCCTTCCTGTGGGGTCAGTCTCTATTCATCCTCGGAAGATTGCTGCAGGAGGTGAGCAATCATTATACCTTTTATATGAAGTTTCTTCCTTATCTAAACATTGGTTTAATCgaactttttaatatttgattaGGGTTTTCTGGCCGTGGGCGAGTTGGATCCCTTGAATCGTCGGCTGGGCGCTCAAAAGAAGCCGGACGTCGTCGTCCAAGTGGTCATCATTGCCGAGGACAACGAGATCCGCGACAAGCTGGCCGAACACGATCTGCACGTGCAGACGATCGCGGAAGTGGCACCCATTGAGGTGCAACCCGCTCGAGTGCTGAGTCACCTGTACACCTACCTGGGACGCAACAGGAAACTGGGATTGAGCGGCAGGAAGTCCAGGGATGTGGGCATCCTCAGCACCAGTAAGCTCTACTCGCTGAAGGATCGCATATTTGCCTTCACCCCGCAGGTGAGTGACAATGAAGTCCAGTTGGCCTCCTCGGATTATCCAAGCAACCCGGCCACCCCGTTCCCTGAATCCCCAGACCTCCCACTTGCCCCAATGCTctatgtttttatatatttttcattgtACTTTTGGTCAGGGATGCAAACCGCTCTAGACATAGGAAACGTATTGGCTGGGTTTTTGAACAAGTATCATATTTAACAATACTTATTAACAAGTGTAGCTTTGAAAACAgcttattaaacaaataatatgGACTATAAGTTATGAACTGTACTCTTTGGCAAGACTTCTTTAGTTTAGAGACTTGCAAAGTGCATAATCCCGAATGAATAGTACTTGAAAAGAGCGAAAAAGAGGGTGAAACTATTCAAGTCATTGTATGATATGCCAGGTTAATGTAGTAGATCGGTTTGCATCCTGCGACTCCACGATTGACTTATGATTTCTACCGTTTATTACGCATCAGTTCGCCGACCTGTCGCGCTTCTATATCGCCTCCGATAACGAACTCATGATCGACATCCTCAAGGGCGAGATAAATTTCCTCAAGTCCGCTTGGGATCTGCTGGGTCGTCCGCTGGTCACCCTGGTGCTGAAGCGCATCCATCTAGGTCGGTCAACGCGGAGACAGAGAGCCGTGAATCGTTTACTTCACTCCATGtctttatttaactttttgattttatacTTATCTATTGATTTATTCAACTATTGTTTATTGTGCGCGGGTTATTTTATGCTCCCCCTCCCCATTCCCACCGACTGTTTTACTCCCCATATCTTTTTGTGAATTGCTCTGTTGAATTGATTAATTTGCAAGGGTTTGCttttggtattggtattggtattgttTATCAATTAATTGACACGCACACTCGACCCAcacaaatgcacacacacacactcgacACACTTAACTCTATCAAAAATGAATCGGTTGCTCAAGATCTGGAATTCGGTGCTCCTCAAATGCTTTGTCTTCCCTtcgaaaaataataattgatcTTGACCCTAAGTTGATTCCCAGTTTTGGGCAGCTGGTTCTGCAAATTAGTTACTTTACTGTCAGCTTCTTAGTTGTTTACCGCTTTTAGTTAACTTTAGTTTGGTTATGGTAATATACGCACACACTCAACCATATATGCTATGCTATATGctatgtatatactttatcACACATactttaacttaaatatctcTTACATGCAATTGCGGTCTAAGTAATAGTACCTTAAATGCCTTTCGAGCATTCCAAATGGATTACTTAAGCCgcaaatatattaatttttagttaaatGTAGCTTTAGTTtagctaatttatttatcaacGCGCTGCTCTAGACTTTTATTCCCCTATAATTTCAATTCCCATGTTCCTCAAAACCTTGAAAATTGGCCAATGAAATGTTGAAAGAAAAGTGAGattgaaaatcgaaatcaaaaaaccaaaaaaacatCCTTTCTTCTCTTTATTTTATCCCAAATAAATGTAATGAATatacacaacaacaacaacaactacaacaactgcaacaacaacaacaacaaccacactCACACAGCATATCGACTATGAAGAATATTATACAACACGCGATCCCGATTTGCTTGCCAGCAATTTTACCACAAATTTAGCATTCTTGACCAACAATTGGCGCCACATGTTGGGCAGGCCGACAATCACACTAATGGCAACCCACTATATGCTAGGTAACTACCcgaaatcaacaaaaaaaaaactaaacaacaaattgtaaaaaccaaaaaccaaaccacCCAGCTCGATTATATGCATTGCCACCTAAAATCCCCCGATCCCCAAGTCAAAATCCGATTCCCACTTTGCACCCAAATGGCAAATACACTCGATTCCAGGAAACCCACTGCATAACTTCTATATACTTCTATATACCCTAcacacaaaagccaaacaattgTTATTGATAATACGATCTGTGATCTGAGATCTGTGATCTGTGATCTGAGATCTGAGATCTGTGATCTTTGCTCTGTGACCTGTGACCCCTGCTTGTGTCTGCTTCGTAAATGGCCTGACTGCTTCTGCTCTTTCTGCTCGCTTTTCTCAGTGTACTTACTATCTTTTACTCCTATTTCCTCTCTGTGACCCTCTGAACACCTATATCTTGTGAAAGTTATCTACAAAACTAGTTACTTGCGATCAACAATACCATTAGATCCAATGAAATTGTAAAGAAAGTAAGCCTTCATTAGACTCCGATCACTTTCTTCAAGATATTTAGCTTCCTTGGATTCCTGGACTTCTGACCTATCCTATACACTGTCTCATGACTTAACTATGCGCCATACAATACCACACAACGAAGACGACTAGATGGATACACAGCATTTAGACAAACTCCCAAAAAGTTGACACTTAAAGGCTGCTGACCTGGGACAATTACAGAACACTACTTTGCGTAAATAACTCCATGTGTGAATAAAACAATTACTGATGTATTTGCACTGCATTTGGCTTGCACCTAACTCTAAACGCAGACTAATTGCCGATGGTGCTGGAATCCTGTGcttctatctatctatctatcttgGTTACCTTGTTGTATTTTGTGTGACTAACCCGTAGTTCTTAAGCGGCGCTCCTAACCCAATCCACAACCGAGCATCCCAGCCAGATCATGATCCACATACTCATTGCTATGAACCAAACACTATGCCATGAACACAATGCTAACATGATTCACTTGGATGCGCTGCGGAATCCACAGATCAGGACAAGATTCCGCTGGCCATGATCCAGACGATGAGGAAACTGAAGTCGGGCTACATCAATGGCACACGCGTGATGCTGGGCAGCCTGAAGGACTTCCTCAACACCTCGGCCATCACGGATCTGAGCTTTCTGGGCAGCACGGAGGACGGCTATCCGGACCGCCTGCATCCGGATGTGCAGACCTATCTGGATGAGCATCTGCTGCGCTCGTTCAGCAATCGCAGCACCATGAATCTGCGGGGCGGTCAGCTGCGTCCGCGGACATTGAGGCGTCGCATGTCCTGCAAAGGAGCCATCAAGAAGACGCGCTCCATCAACGTGGACTGTGAGTGCTTGCTGACCTTTGATGCCATAGtatttttgattattattgTATTATGCTGTTGCCATCGTCTTTCAGCCGACAACCTGGGCATGGAGGGACCTTCGCCGCTGACGGAACGTCGCCTCTCCTCGATTGTGCCACCTCCGTGGCTGCAGGCCAACAAGCAGAGCCACGTCAGTGTGTTCGCCACGACGCCGGAGGAGGGACCCACCAGCTCACCGCTGAGCCTGGGCAACGAGCTCATCCGGGAGAACATCTATCCGGTGGATCCGCACCACAGTCGCTCGGCGATCGACAGACGCAGCGAGTTTGTCCGCCAGCAAGAGAGTTAGTTTCCCTTTTTGTCCTCCACTTTATAGTTAATTAGTTagtttttcaatatttgttaCACTTTTGCCATGCCAATGAATTGCAATCagtgtatatttttattcacttAGTTGAGTTAATTAACTACTTTGAGTTAATATTAATCTTAATTTCTCTATACTTTTGCTAATTTTTCGTTTTGGCACCTGCCTTCTGTTTTCATTCATTTCTTATGTATAATTTCGATTGGCCCACCTTCGTTCCGATCTGCGAATTTGATAGTAACAGTGCCAAAAATTCTAATACAACGCCATCGTGCCGAAACCAACTTCGCGGACACAGAGGTGGAGGAGCTGATTGCGATGCTGCGCGAAACGGAGAATCTCGAGGAGCAGGGCGACATCCTACAGTACCTGGTGGACACTCAGGGTCTGGACTTCAATACGGGTGAGCTCACATTTCGCGTAAACGATGCCACTGTTTCCACTTGAAACTAGGTTCTGGGCAGCTTTGCTTCTCAGTCGGCTGTGCATTACATACACAACTGCTCTACAATTGCCACAAAGAAGCACATGCACTTGCCAAAAATACACGCAAATACTCACACCGCTAAACACTCGGTTAACATTAAACTGGAGGCTAAGAGGTTTCAGTTTTCAGATGGTTGCTACAACAGTTGGAGTATGTTTTCatcatttgtatatttatttaaaagctaAATGCTTAAAAGAACAAGAAAGTTGTATTGTAATAGTAGATAAATAATCAGCAATTTCCTGTGCAGAAAACTCGAAACTGTTGTAGAATACCTTAAGTGATAGGAAAAGTCGGCATTGAACCATTTACTTAGCATTTGCTGTACTCACTCCGTTGTTTTTACCCCGTACTCCTGTCGTTTTTGTCTCGTGCCTCGTCCTTCGTATCGTAATCGTACCGTACTCCTGCACGGCGCTTAACAGCCGGCCTGGGATTTAAGAATAAACCGGAGGATAATGGCACACCCACCTCGAATGCCAATAACGCCGGTAAGTCCGTCGATCCGTCTTGTGTtgaatgttgttgttgtgcggGCTTTGTATCCATTGGAGTCCCTGTGTTCCGGTTACCCACTTCCTATCCATATCCTACTCCCTTCTCCAGACACTTGTATACCCTATATCCTCTACCCTCTATTCTCTATGTACCCATTACCCCACCCATGGTATCCATTCTCaatttgtttctattttttgtgGTGTTTCCAAACTGACATGCCATCTGAACTGCTGCATCATCGCTTTGCTTTGGGTTATTGCTTTTTACTTTATAATTTCcatcaataatattttaataatggTTGTAGTACAGTCGAActttatactttatactttatatacaTCATTAAAATGATTGCAATATTCAATTGCATTAAGAAGTTCGACTGTATTTGCCATTAAAACCGCTCTGCTTTAAGTTATGTCTTAACTAGCACTATTAATCTCACATTTTGGCCATGTTTTTCTAACGAACTTTAATtctttaacattttattttattttcttcgaCCGACCACGCATTTAACGCCACATGAAACACACGTACATTCCGCATAATCCTCGCGCGCACCAACTTACATTAACTCAAAATCCATTTCCACGCCCTCAACCAAATCCTAACCCGACTAACCCAATCCATAACAAAATCCATAACCCGGCAATAaaacccgaaaaaaaaaaactaaagagCTCGAGCAAGCGTTTGTGGATGATGTGGTGCTGGAACtggctggtggtggtgctgcaggTGCAGGTGCAGGTGCAGGTGATGGGGCCAAGAAGAGCCCAACGATTGTCCTGCCCAAGGTGATCATCGATGCTGCTACAATTCCAGCCGGCACTGGCACCGATCCGGATAGTGCCGCTCATCCGAGTGCCGcaaccgccgccgccgccgccgccgccaccgccagCAGCAATAGCCAGTGCATCGGCAACACTAGCAACGTTAGCAACGTTAGCAACgttagcagcagcagcagcagcaacatcagcaaccacaacaacatgAGCCCACATGAGAATAACCACGATTCTTCCCAATCCGAAGGCATGCTCGAAGAGGGACGCGTGGTGACCGTGCGGGATCTGCTGAAGGGACTCTACGAGAAGGCCTGCCAGCAGAAGCTCTGGGGACTCGTCCGTCACACGGCCGGCATGCTGGGCAAACGGGTGGAGGACTTGGCCAAGGCGGTCACGGATCTGCTCGTCCGGCAGAAGCAGGTCACCGTCGGAATGCCGCCAAACAATGAGCACACCATTACGGCGCCGCTGCCGGAAGTCGAGCTGCGTCAGCTCATCCACGATGTGAGTAATGCAATCACGTTCAATGGAGATTACCTGCTAACATGTGTGCGTGCTATGCAACCAGGCCTATGGCGACGATGAGAGTACGGCGATGCTGACGCAGGAGCTGATGGTCTACCTGGCCATGTTCATACGCACCGAGCCGCAGCTGTTCCACGAGATGCTGCGCCTGCGCGTCGGCCTGATCATCCAGGTAATGGCCAAGGAGCTGTCCCGCACCCTCAACTGCGACGGCGAGGCGGCGTCGGAGCATTTACTTAACCTCTCGCCCTTCGAGATGAAGAATCTCCTGTACCACATACTCAGCGGCAAGGAGTTTGCCGTCAGCAGCGGTGAGTGGGCAGTCgcccaaataaatattaaataatgaatataaataaatgaaatatttgtaaaatactCACTGCTTCCAGTGGCCCGTGGCAATCTGTCCATTGTGAGCTGCAAGAGCAGCCGCGTCAGCAAGAAGAGCCAAATCGGTCTGGGCGATCCGGAGGGCGAGGACGCCCTGATAGCCACCATTGACGACAGGCAGGGCCAGTGGCTGCGCCGCCGGCGGCTGGACGGCGCCCTCAATCGTGTGCCCCGCGACTTCTATTCGCGCGTGTGGACCGTGCTGGAGAAGTGCCAGGGTCTGGCCATCGAGGGACGTGTCCTGCAGCAGAGTCTCACCCAGGAGATGACGCCGGGCGAACTGAAGTTTGCGCTGGAAGTGGAGACGGCACTCAATCAGATACCGCAGCCCGAGTACAGGCAGCTGGTGGTCGAGGCCCTAATGGTGCTCACGCTCGTCACCGAGCACAATATGGTGCCCACACTGGGTGGCATCATCTACGTGGAGCATCTGGTGCACAAGGCCAATCAGCTGTTCCTCGAGGATCAGCGCAAGGTGCAGGGCGATGCCACGCTGTGCTGTGCCAAGATCAAGGACggcaaggagcagcagcaggccgcCTCCGGCATGCTACTCTGCGGCGGTGCCGCCTACATATGCCAGCACCTCTACGACAGGTGAGTGAAGGCATCCAAAACGCTGATTGCCCCACTAATCGTTGGCCATCTATTGCAGTGCACCCAGCGGCAGTTATGGAACCATGACCTACATGTCCCGGGCGGTGGCCCTTGTGCTCGACTGTGTGCCCAAGCACGGCGAGATGGAGTGCGCCATCTCCTGAAGCGGTCGGCGTTCAGTTGACTTAATTATAATGCCAAAATCTCTGCAACTCTGGATACGTCCGTTCTTGTTCTCGTTCTCGCTCGCACGCAGTCTAGCGCCACTCCCTCCGTCTCTCTCTACATCGATCGATCCTGCCTCTTTTTGCTGTCTCTTTCTTTCTGACCGCTGACCCCTAACCCCAAGCCCAACGACAGAGGGCACATGTATATATTCTTTTGACCGACGACCTCTTCCCGCCCCCGAAAAACACTTTGTTAACGTGTTCGTTTTGTTCTGaccaaaaatgaaatgtgtAAGCCAATTTGAAATGGTATTAActcacatatgtatgtgctgaGACCTTGGAAAGATACTCCATAAACTACACCCCAGAAACGATCCTAACCCCAATCCCACATTTAGTAAGCCAACTCACGCTGCTCGATACAGATTTGTGTTTTGTACTGGCGGCTGTTTTACAGCGACAActattttgattgttttaacttttgtatatttaaatgaccttattttatatattatattatacgTTTGAATTGTAAAGTTGAACGCGCAGCAAgttttacaataaaaatgtgtttgcAATGTTCGACAAGTCTTTCAATCTGCGTGGTTTTCCGATTTTAAGAAATAAGAACGCATTTGGTTTAGTTTTGTTaagcataaatatatatcatttattcctttttttttctgtttaatGGTCTTCAATTTGCGCACATCAAATGTTTACAACAATTGTATTCATTTACAAGTTCGTTTAGTTGTTGGTTTGATGGAGTTTTAGacatttttgaaatgttttggTTTGATCGCACGCATCCACTCGTCCTCGAATCAAAAGCTCGGCTTGCAACATATCGATTTGTTTCACAATTAAGTAGAAGGATTACACGAAGCGGACAAATTTAGCGAGAAAGTGTGCGATTTTGAGAGTGGGTGTGTGTAATATAAATGCtaatgtgtttgtgtgtggttTATTAGTGTAAACAAAACGTGTAAGATTAGCGATGATGTTAAACGAGAgttcataattaaaa
This region includes:
- the LOC120456775 gene encoding probable phosphorylase b kinase regulatory subunit alpha isoform X10 codes for the protein MRSRSNSGVRLDYYQRIVHRLILAHQEPVTGLFPASNVNSHAWIRDNVYCILAVWGLSMAYKKIADQDEDRAKCYELEQSCVKLMRGLLMAMMNQKDKVEKFKMTQSPYDSLHAKYSSKNGLPVVGDNEWGHLQIDAVSLYLLILAQMTASGLQIVFSLDEVSFIQNLVFYIESAYSIPDYGIWERGDKTNHGEPELNASSIGMAKAALEAMNELDLFGARGGPASVIHVLADEAHKCQAVLQSMLPRESNSKELDSGLLCVIGFPAFAVDDAQLIHNTKDAILSRLQGKYGCKRFLRDGYRTPKEDPSRLYYERWELRMFENIECEWPLFYCYLILFHAFQSDKRAVEEYASRLEKIMVRSEDGILLVPESYAVPQDLVGFEYQKPGSQVREVVGRCPFLWGQSLFILGRLLQEGFLAVGELDPLNRRLGAQKKPDVVVQVVIIAEDNEIRDKLAEHDLHVQTIAEVAPIEVQPARVLSHLYTYLGRNRKLGLSGRKSRDVGILSTSKLYSLKDRIFAFTPQHIDYEEYYTTRDPDLLASNFTTNLAFLTNNWRHMLGRPTITLMATHYMLDQDKIPLAMIQTMRKLKSGYINGTRVMLGSLKDFLNTSAITDLSFLGSTEDGYPDRLHPDVQTYLDEHLLRSFSNRSTMNLRGGQLRPRTLRRRMSCKGAIKKTRSINVDSDNLGMEGPSPLTERRLSSIVPPPWLQANKQSHVSVFATTPEEGPTSSPLSLGNELIRENIYPVDPHHSRSAIDRRSEFVRQQEITVPKILIQRHRAETNFADTEVEELIAMLRETENLEEQGDILQYLVDTQGLDFNTGMLEEGRVVTVRDLLKGLYEKACQQKLWGLVRHTAGMLGKRVEDLAKAVTDLLVRQKQVTVGMPPNNEHTITAPLPEVELRQLIHDAYGDDESTAMLTQELMVYLAMFIRTEPQLFHEMLRLRVGLIIQVMAKELSRTLNCDGEAASEHLLNLSPFEMKNLLYHILSGKEFAVSSVARGNLSIVSCKSSRVSKKSQIGLGDPEGEDALIATIDDRQGQWLRRRRLDGALNRVPRDFYSRVWTVLEKCQGLAIEGRVLQQSLTQEMTPGELKFALEVETALNQIPQPEYRQLVVEALMVLTLVTEHNMVPTLGGIIYVEHLVHKANQLFLEDQRKVQGDATLCCAKIKDGKEQQQAASGMLLCGGAAYICQHLYDSAPSGSYGTMTYMSRAVALVLDCVPKHGEMECAIS